TTCTATTAAGCGCTATCTCTGCTTCCAGAACACTTCGCTGTGAGGTAATCACATCGAGATAACTCGCTCTTCCAGCCCTAAAGAGCTCTCCTGAGGCATCAACCGCCAATATCAACGCTTCAACTTCTTCCTCGTTCAGTTGCTGTCTATTTCTTAGGTGCTGTTGTGCCTTTAAGCCGGTTTCAACTTCCTGCCAAGCTTTTAACACTGTCTTTTCATATTCTTGATATTCAATTCCACTATTGGCCAATTGTTGTTCATACTCCGAACGAATAAGACGTTGATTGAATATCGGCCCTGTAAACCCGCCTACTAATCCGTAAGCAATAGAGCTTGGTGTAACGAACAGCTTGGAGATATCAAACGCTTGAAGACCTACATAGGGAGAAAATTGTAAAGATGGCAAAAACGCCGCACGAGCAGCTTTAACATCTCCTTTTGCGGCCAGTAAATTCAACTCCGCTGCGCGTATATCTGGTCTCAAAATCAACATATTTGCAGGTATTCCCGGGTTTAAGCCTCGGGATAGGGGATAATCTTCAATATTTACCTTGCTCCTTGTTATTCCTTCAGAAAATTTACCACATAAGAAATTAAGGTAGTTTTCTTGGGCATTGATATCTTGGAGCACCTGCTCTTTCAGTCCTTTCGAGTTAAGGAGCACGGCTTTCATTTGCTGTACACCCAGCTCGGTAGTTCTTCCTCCCTCCTTTTGTACTTGAATAAGTTCATAAGATTCTTCCTGTAGCCCAATATTTTTCTCCAGTATAGCCAGCTCATTATCTAAAGCCAGTAACTCATAATAAGAAGAGGCAACCTCCGCAACTAACTGCGTACTCACCAATCGTTGGCCTTCATAGGATGAAAGGAAACGAGCAAAGGCTGCCTTTTTCCTATTCTTCAACTTACCCCAGATATCTATTTCCCAAGAAGCTCGTAAACCCAAAAGGTAATCGGGCAGCGGGTCAGGCAAGCGCTCATCATCCTTCAAGTTCTCGGAAAAGTTGGTGTCATAATTGCCAATACCATCCATGGTATAAAAACCATATTTTCTTAAACCCGCCTGCGCCTCTGCACTGATAGAGGGAAATAAAGCTCCTTTGCGCATGCGCATATTTGCTCTAGCCATTTCCACCCTATAAAGTGCTTGCTGCATATCCGGGTTATTTTCTATGGCTGTATCAATTAAATCAATCAGGTGTTGGTCCTGAAAAAAAGAATGCCACGGCGTAGAAGCAATAGAAGTTGTATCACCTTGTATAGTATCCTGTTTATTCCCTCCTGTGAAACTCTCGGGAATTTCCCGATGTCGATAATCTATATCCTTTTTTACCCCACAGGCACTCATCAACAAAGCTATTAACATCATTGGGAGGATTGCTTCTTTCACTTTAGCAATAGTAGATTTTCCTTCTTTTTTACTTTTGCCCAGCGAAGCAAATAGCACATATAAACCCGGAACTACAACCACACCTATTATTGTTCCGATGATCATGCCTCCAAATGCAGCGGTGCCTATCGACCGGTTGCCTAAAGCACCCGCACCGTTTGCAAATACCAGTGGGATCAACCCCGCATTAAAAGCGAAAGACGTCATCAAAATCGGGCGCAACCGAGCAACAGCTCCTTCTTTTGCTGCCTGCAGAATAGGCATTCCTTCTTTCCTGCGAAGTTCGGCAAACTCAATAATCAATATAGCGTTCTTACCTAACAGACCTATCAACATAATCAGCGCGACCTGAGCATAGATATTGTTTTCAAGACCGGTTACCTTTAATAGGAAAAAGGCTCCAAAAACACCCGCTGGTAAACTCAAGATTACACCCAAAGGCAACAGAAAACTTTCATATTGAGCGGCGAGCAACAAATACACAAACAACAAACATAAAGCGAAGATATAAACTGCTTGATTTCCTGATAAAATCTCCTCCCTTGTCATACCTGACCATTCAATATCAAAGCCTTGCGGGAGCTTCGCCGCAATACGCTCTACAGCTTCTATCACTTGCCCAGAACTATAGCCATCTGCTGCGTCTCCCGTAATCATAGCAGAGGTAAACATGTTATAGCGTGTAAGCTGTTCGGGCCCGTAGATGCGATCCATTTCTATGAACGTAGAATAAGGAACCATTTTTCCACTATCACTTTTTGCATACATCTTCAACACGTCCTCTGGTTTACCTCTATAATCAGCTTCCGCTTGTACCATAACCTTATACATTTGACCAAAGCGTATAAAATTAGACGCATAAAAACTACCCATTAAGGTCTGCAAAGTAGTCATCGCATTTTCAACGCTGATACCTAATTTGGCTGCCATATCATAGTCCACCTTAATCAAATATTGCGGAAAGTTGGGATCGAAACTCGTGAAGGCATTTCCAACAGCTGGTTCACTCTGCAGTTCCTGAATAAAATCTGCCAGCACTTTCGACAGCTCATTTAGGTCATCACTCCCACTTCGGTCTAGCACCCTGAGCTCAAAACCACTGGCATTGCCAAACCCGGGCACGGTTGGTGGAGGGAAAAACTCGATATCTGCATCCGCAATTACGGCTGTTTCCTTATCCAACAACTTCATCAGATCACTGACCGACTCATCGCGTTCCTCCCAAGGTTTTAAGTTAATCATCCCCATACCGTACGAGGCTCCCGTAACCTCATTCACCAAACTATAGCCAGCCAACGTAGAAACACTTTCTACGGCATCGAACTTTCTACTTAATTGATCAATCTCATCTAACACGGCCTCTGTACGCTCTACAGTTGCCCCTGCAGGCGTCGTTACATTAACGTAGATCATACCCTGATCTTCCGTCGGGATAAACCCCGAAGGCAATATCGCGCTCATACCCCAGGTTGCCAGAAAAAAAGCAACCAGTAAACCCAACGTAATGCTTCTCCGTCCGGCAATTCTGCCCACTAAGCCGCTATATTTACCTGAAACGCGGTCGTATACCTGATTAAACTGCTTAAAGAAATTTCCCAGCAGGCCTTTTGGCGAGGAATGATGATGATCCACCGGTTTCAAAATCAGCGCACATAAAGCCGGAGTTAAGGTTAGTGCATTTACTCCGGAAATTATAATGGCTCCTGCCAATGTTAGGGAAAATTGCCGATAAAATACGCCCACAGGCCCGTCCAAAAACGCTACGGGAACAAATACCGCCGACATAACTAGCGTGATGGCAATAATTGCACTACTAATATCTCGCATAGCGGCGATAGTAGCCTCCATGGGCGCCAGCCCCTCTTCCATTTTAACATGAACAGCCTCTACTACCACGATGGCATCATCTACCACAATACCTATCGCTAACACCAGAGCAAAAAGAGTCAATAAATTAACGGAAAACCCTAAGAGCTGCATCACAAATAATGCCCCGATCAAACACACAGGTACAGCTAAACCGGGGATCAAAGTCGAACGAAAATCCTGTAAAAAAATAAACACAACCAAAAATACCAGGATAAAAGCCTCAACTAACGTATGGAGCACCTCATTGATTGAAGCATCCAAAAACCTGGAAACATCGTAGCCCATCGTATACTTCATGCCGGGAGGGAAAGAGGTTCCCTGTAATTCGGCCATCCTTTCCTTCACCCGGTTTATAACATCTTTTGCATTGGAGCCTGGCAGTTGCTTCATCATAATAGAGGCAGAAGGCTTGCCTTCAGCTTTTGAAGCCATTTCATACTCTATAGAACCGAATTCAATCTCCGCAACGTCCCGTAAGCGCAAAATAGATCCGTCTGGATTGGCCCGTAAGGGTATTCTTCTGTATTCTTCAGGTGTACTAAACCTACCTGGATAGCGCAAGACATATTGTTGCATATTAAGTCGCCTATCAGACCCAATACCCGTTTGACCAGGAGCCGCTTCCACATTTTGTGCCCGAATAGCGGTAATAATATCTTCGCTCGATATTTGATATGCCGCCAGGCGATCTGGTTTCAACCACACCCGCATGGCATAGTCTTTAAAGCCCATGATCTCCGCAAACCCAACCCCTTCAATTCTTTTTAACTCTTTTAATACATTGATATCTGCAAAATTATAAATAAAGCGTTCATCAGCGCTGTCGTCGTCGCTATAGATATTCAGGTACATTAACATACTGTTCACGTCCTTTTCCGCGCGTACCCCCGAACGGATAACTTCCTCAGGGAGTTCATCAAGCACAGTGGATATTCTATTCTGAACAGTTACAGCGGCAATATCAGGGTCGGTACCTACCTCGAAGAATACCTGTATCAAGGTTGTTCCGTTATTAGTAGAAACAGTGGTCATATAGGTCATACCCGGCACACCGTTGATAGCACGCTCCAAAGGTATCGCGACGGCATCAGTTGCTACCTCCGCATTGGCCCCAGTATATTCAGCCGTCACCATTACGGATGGTGGAACAATTTCTGGAAATTGTGTTACGGGTAATGTAAATAATGATAAAATACCCAGTAACGTTATAAATAAAGAGATTACCAGTGATAAAACTGGTCTTTTTATGAATCTTTCAAACATAATAACGATCTATTGTTAAGGATAAATGAGACTATCCTTCTACAGCAAAAATAAAATGAATAGACTTATAAACCCATTTCCGGACTATTCAATAAACTATCTAAATGCACTTCCCGAGGCTTAATAACAGATTCATCTTTTAAGCTCTGAGTACCTTCGTAAACAATCCGTTGGTTTTCTTTCAATCCTGATTTTACCAGATAAAAATGTCCAAACCTTGGCCCTGTCTTGAAGCTGGTCATTTTTATTTTATTAGCAGAATCAAGCACGTATACATAAGATCGATCCTGTATTTCAAAAACTGATTTCTGTGGTACAATTAATGTATTTTTTATATCGGTTGGCAGCATGATTTTACCGGTTGAACCATGCTTTAGCATATTTTTTGGATTAGGGAACCTTGCTCTCAGGGCAATGGTTCCGGTAGAAGCTTCAAATTCTGATTCGGCAAGTTCCAGTTTTCCCATAAAGGGATACTCCTGGCCATCGGCAAGCATCAGCTTAACTTGCTTAGCAAAAAAAGTCTTACCCTGTTCACTGTTGCCTATGGTACGGAGGTATTCAGCCTCAGAGATGTCAAAGTAAGCGTAGACCTCCTCGAGATCTGAAACCGAAGTTAGTAATGCACCTTCATTAAGCAAACTTCCAACTTTTAAAGGTATCCGGTCAATTCGGCCATCAAACGGTGCCCGTACATTGGTATAGGCTAATCTTGTCCTGGCGTGCTGGAGATCGGAACGTGCTTCTTCAATTCTTGCTTCCGCCGCTTTCAGCTGTGCCTGTGCAACATCTAAATCGGTCTTGGCAACAATATTCTTACTTACCAACACTTTAACTCTTTCTAACTCAACCGCTACTGTCTTTGCATCGGCAATTGCATTGTTCAGTGCCGCCTGTGCTTTAGAAACTGCCGACCTATATTCATCATCATTAATTTTAAAAAGGATTTGACCTTTACGAACAGTCGTTCCTTCATCAACGTAAATATGATCTAGAAACCCCTGCAACCTCGACCTTACCTCAACATTTCTAACAGCTTGTACATCTGCAACGTAATCTGCATATAGAATAGTGTCGATAGTCTTTAACGTCGTAAAAGGAACTTGACGAAGGTTTTCCTCTTCGTTGGTGCTTCTTCCGTCACTCGATGTGCAACCCAAAACCAGGGCAAGCAATATACAGCATATGCCTATATAAACAGTATCTTTCATTAAGATTCTATAATAATTATGACTAATATTTTTTAATAATTCTATAAAGATTGATGTAAACTACCTAATAATAACTATTAGCTAAGCCATTTAGTTTACATGAACGATTAATTGATTGCGCCATAAACGTCAAACAACTCTTATCGGTATGGCTTTACAGCACCTAATGGCATGAAAGGGAAGAAGCTAGAAAGGTTTTAGCCTAAATAAAAATGTGTAGTATCCCAATAGTGGCGTAGTCTTCGAAACAAAATAACTCTCACTACTCATTAAGGAACACAATATAGGCTTAACAGTTAATATAAAACTATCAAGTACTTTGATGGAAATGTCTATGATGTTAACCAGAAAGTTATAATTGTCGAAAAAGATGTCCGGATCATAGTCACTACCTGACATCGGTAAGTCTAATACATCATCAAAGAAACACTCTAACAGGGTGTCTCCGTCGAAATCTCTGGTTTGGGCTTCGCTAACATCAACATATTGCAATAAATTATCATTAATATAACATGGGAAATAGGTTGTAGTATTAACAAACCCAATAAGTACAATGATATTTATTATCTTAAACAAAGACATGACTTGCAAAATTAGTATTTTTTTAGTACTTATTGTCTTTTTAACACGAACTATATGTAATATTATTGTTTACTTATCCAAAAACTGCACTAAATACCTCTTCAACTTTGGCAACCCATTTTATTTCTATCTGATATTTTGAGGTATCCACACCTTTTTTGTTATATTTAGAGATATAGATTTGTTCAAATCCTAATTTTTCCGCTTCAGCAATCCGCTGTTCTACTCGATTAACAGCTCTTATCTCACCAGATAAACCAACTTCTCCCGCAAAAGCTATATTGGTCGATACCGCAATATCCTGCTGAGAAGAAATAATAGCATTGATAACTGCCAGGTCGATCGCCGGGTCTTCCACCCGCAAGCCACCAGCAATATTTAAAAATACATCCTGAGCGCTCAATCTGAAGCCGAATCTCTTTTCCAAAACAGCCAACAGCATATTCAACCGTTTGGTATCAAAACCTGTCGACGACCGTTGCGGCGTACCATATGCAGCATTACTCACCAATGCCTGTACCTCAATCAATACGGGCCTGGCACCTTCCAGCATAGCAGCAATGGTTATCCCACTTAACGCCGACTCTCGCTGCGAAAGTAAAATGTCAGAGGGATTAGACACTTCCCTTAGGCCTGCACCATGCATTTCGTAAATACCTAATTCAGATGATGAGCCAAAACGGTTTTTCATCGCCCGCAGTATACGATACATATGATGCCGGTCGCCCTCGAACTGTAATACGGTATCAACCATATGCTCCAGTACTTTTGGGCCGGCAATAGCACCATCTTTTGTTATATGACCAATAATAAATACTGGAGTACCCGACTCTTTTGCAAAACGTAACAACTCTGCTGTACATTCCCGCACTTGGGAAACACTTCCAGGAGTTGAGTCTATGTGCGTAGAATAGAGTGTTTGGATGGAATCAATAATCACCAAATTGGGTGCGGTATGTTCAATCTGTTTAAATATATGCTGTACAGAAGTTTCCGTAAGAATATAACAGTTTGCTTTTGACGACTGCACTAGCCTTTCTGCTCGCATTTTTATCTGCTGCTCACTTTCCTCGCCCGAAACGTAGAGCGTCTTCAATCCCGGCAACGTGAGCGCCAATTGCAGCATCAGCGTAGACTTACCAATACCCGGTTCCCCACCTATAAGTACCAAAGAACCGGCAACTATGCCTCCTCCAAGTACTCTGTTCAACTCCTTATCTATCGTTGTTATCCGAGGTTCCTCAGCATAAACAATCTCATGGATAACGGCTGCTTTATTTGTCTTTTTTATAGAAACATCTCCATTACGCCATTCAGGCGTCCTATTTCCTCCCTTTTCCACCAATTCTTCAACAAAAGAATTCCATTCTTGGCAAGAAGGACATTTACCCAACCATTTGGGAGACTCATACCCACAATGCTGACAGAAGTAAGCCGATTTAGTTTTTGCCATAAATTTTGTATCGTGATAAAGATATCAATAATTCAATAGAAAGCCCTGTGGTGTTTAAAACATCACAGGGCTTTTATTTGCAATAATAGTATAACAGCACTAAAGTTTTATTTCTTCTTCTTTCGAGTTAAGGAAATGAAATTCATTCATATAGTACGACGAAATTGCTTTTATCCTAATCCATTTGCCGTATTGAAAAAACCATTTCATACGGCGGGAGATAATCCCCTTCTTGATATAAGCTTCAATATAAGGATGCACACATAAGGTGATACGCCTTTCATTTTGCTCATTAAGTACATAACTCAAATTACTTTCGATATCATCCATCAGTACAATACTCGCTCTGATCTCTCCTGTTCCTCCACAAGCAGGGCACTTTTCGCTGGTAACCACTGTCATTTCAGGCCTTACCCTTTGTCTTGTAATCTGCACCAATCCGAATTTGCTAGGTGGTAGGATAGTATGCTTCGCCCGATCATTGCCCATACATTCTTTAAGATAATCGTGAAGCTCCTTCCGGTTGGTAGGTTTGTGCATATCGATAAAATCGATCACCACTATACCTCCCATATCTCGCAGTCGCAGTTGTCTTGCAATTTCTTTGGCAGCTTCTTTATTTACTTGCAAGGCATTATCTTCCTGGTTTTCTTTATTGGCCGTACGGTTACCGCTATTTACATCAATTACGTGTAGTGCCTCCGTATGCTCAATTACCAGGTAAGCACCACCTTGTAAATTGACAATTTTACCAAAAGCTGCCTTTATCTGTTTTTCAACACCAAAGTACTCAAAGATCGGATCTTTATGCTTATAAAACTTAACGATTTTTTCTAAATCAGGCGATATATCCTGAATGTACGTGCGTGTTTCTTCATAAATGATGTGATCATTTACATAAATATGCGAAAATTCATCGGTTAGAATATCACGCAAAATGGTAGAAGTCCTATCCATCTCGCCCAAAACCTTCTTGGCTGGTTCGGATGACGCCAAGCGTTTACTGAATGATTCCCACTTGGTTATCAGATCACGCAGATCTTTTTCTAATTCAGCAACACCTTTACCTTCCGAAACCGTACGGATAATAACTCCAAAATTGGGAGGCTTTATTGCCTCAACTATTTTTTTTAAACGATTCCGCTCTGTATTACTTTTAATTTTCTTCGAGATGGAAACCGTGTCAGAAAAAGGTACCAGTACTACAAATCGGCCCGCGATAGATAAGTCAGAACTTAACCGGGGACCTTTTGTTGAGATTGGCTCTTTAGCAATCTGTACAGGAAGCAACATATTGCGGCTCAAGATCTCGGAGATCTTCCCAGCCTTATTGATATCTTTTTCTAGTTTTAAACTATTGAGCAGTTTATCTTTGTAACTGCCATTCTTTACTAACTTGGTAAGCTTGATAAGCGATTGTACCTGTGGTCCTAGATCCAAGTAATGCAAAAATGCATCTTTTGAATAACCCACATCTACAAATGCAGCATTGAGGCCCGGCATTATCTTTTTAATGCGCCCTAGGTAAATATCCCCAACAGCATAATTATTATTTACCTGTTCCTTATTTAACTCAACAAGCTGTTTATCCTGCAGTAAAGCAATAGTTGTCCCCGTCTCCGGGGAAGAATCTACAATTAACTCCTTTACCAACAGCTACTTCTTTTTAGAAGGTCCTATCAATATATAAGCACCCAAGCCCAACCTCACTTAATTTACTTTTCTTCAGCAGTGAGCTAATATTCCAGGCGCTCATGGAACCTTCGGTTAAACCATAAAGATTGTTCTAAAAAAACAAACATACTACTACATCATACCTATAGATACGATCAGCGCAATAGAGGGACACCACCAACCACAATAGCCTGCACCTCAAACGATAAGATGCAGGCTACCATGTTCGGCATACGTAAGTACCCTCTATTTTTTCTTATGTCTATTTTTTCTTAAACGTTTTTTACGTTTATGAGTAGCCATTTTATGTCTTTTTCTTTTCTTTCCGCTTGGCATAGCTTAAATTTTTAAAATGTTTTCTATTTAATGATTAATTACTTGCTTAATTCATCAACCTTGCGGTCTATGAACTGTGATAAACTTGGGTCTGCCGCTATAGCTTTGCTTTCCTGAAAAGCCTTAATAGCGTCAGCTTTCAAGCCAATATTTTCGTAACTGGTGGCTAGATAGAACCACGCCTCAGCACTAGGTTTTACTTCAACAACTGTTTTAAATCGGTCAACTGCTTTATCAAACTGACGGGAACGCATTGAAAATAAGCCAAGGTTCATGTTAGCTTTTAAATTTTTCGGTTCCTCTTGAACAACTTCCATTAACATTGCTATCCCCTGCATAGGAGCCCCACCCCCATTTACAATTGCCGTACCCAAACCTGTTTTGGCATCTAAGTTATCTGCATCTAGCTCCAACGCGCTTTGATAAGCTTCTTGTGCATGGTGAACCAGCACTGGTGCTACAACAGTATCTTGTAAATTTTCATAGGCCGCCGTAAAAGCATCACCAGCTTTCATCCAGTTTTCCAGAGAAGGTTCAATCTTGGCTATTTCTTCATAAGAGAAACCCAATGGTGCAGATTTCTCCACGTCATCCCAGTGCCCTGCAAGTTCCTTTAGAAGATTTAACCGTTCTGTTCCTTCGCTGGTAGACA
This Olivibacter sp. SDN3 DNA region includes the following protein-coding sequences:
- a CDS encoding tetratricopeptide repeat protein, which translates into the protein MHQSKQIIVIALVVLLMGVLLAQPIKGLVKQDEEMEQAQPTGNAGAELVNLESVSAVAKQGLDAGLVQEIAAVEAALSTSEGTERLNLLKELAGHWDDVEKSAPLGFSYEEIAKIEPSLENWMKAGDAFTAAYENLQDTVVAPVLVHHAQEAYQSALELDADNLDAKTGLGTAIVNGGGAPMQGIAMLMEVVQEEPKNLKANMNLGLFSMRSRQFDKAVDRFKTVVEVKPSAEAWFYLATSYENIGLKADAIKAFQESKAIAADPSLSQFIDRKVDELSK
- the radA gene encoding DNA repair protein RadA, whose translation is MAKTKSAYFCQHCGYESPKWLGKCPSCQEWNSFVEELVEKGGNRTPEWRNGDVSIKKTNKAAVIHEIVYAEEPRITTIDKELNRVLGGGIVAGSLVLIGGEPGIGKSTLMLQLALTLPGLKTLYVSGEESEQQIKMRAERLVQSSKANCYILTETSVQHIFKQIEHTAPNLVIIDSIQTLYSTHIDSTPGSVSQVRECTAELLRFAKESGTPVFIIGHITKDGAIAGPKVLEHMVDTVLQFEGDRHHMYRILRAMKNRFGSSSELGIYEMHGAGLREVSNPSDILLSQRESALSGITIAAMLEGARPVLIEVQALVSNAAYGTPQRSSTGFDTKRLNMLLAVLEKRFGFRLSAQDVFLNIAGGLRVEDPAIDLAVINAIISSQQDIAVSTNIAFAGEVGLSGEIRAVNRVEQRIAEAEKLGFEQIYISKYNKKGVDTSKYQIEIKWVAKVEEVFSAVFG
- a CDS encoding efflux RND transporter periplasmic adaptor subunit produces the protein MKDTVYIGICCILLALVLGCTSSDGRSTNEEENLRQVPFTTLKTIDTILYADYVADVQAVRNVEVRSRLQGFLDHIYVDEGTTVRKGQILFKINDDEYRSAVSKAQAALNNAIADAKTVAVELERVKVLVSKNIVAKTDLDVAQAQLKAAEARIEEARSDLQHARTRLAYTNVRAPFDGRIDRIPLKVGSLLNEGALLTSVSDLEEVYAYFDISEAEYLRTIGNSEQGKTFFAKQVKLMLADGQEYPFMGKLELAESEFEASTGTIALRARFPNPKNMLKHGSTGKIMLPTDIKNTLIVPQKSVFEIQDRSYVYVLDSANKIKMTSFKTGPRFGHFYLVKSGLKENQRIVYEGTQSLKDESVIKPREVHLDSLLNSPEMGL
- a CDS encoding efflux RND transporter permease subunit; the protein is MFERFIKRPVLSLVISLFITLLGILSLFTLPVTQFPEIVPPSVMVTAEYTGANAEVATDAVAIPLERAINGVPGMTYMTTVSTNNGTTLIQVFFEVGTDPDIAAVTVQNRISTVLDELPEEVIRSGVRAEKDVNSMLMYLNIYSDDDSADERFIYNFADINVLKELKRIEGVGFAEIMGFKDYAMRVWLKPDRLAAYQISSEDIITAIRAQNVEAAPGQTGIGSDRRLNMQQYVLRYPGRFSTPEEYRRIPLRANPDGSILRLRDVAEIEFGSIEYEMASKAEGKPSASIMMKQLPGSNAKDVINRVKERMAELQGTSFPPGMKYTMGYDVSRFLDASINEVLHTLVEAFILVFLVVFIFLQDFRSTLIPGLAVPVCLIGALFVMQLLGFSVNLLTLFALVLAIGIVVDDAIVVVEAVHVKMEEGLAPMEATIAAMRDISSAIIAITLVMSAVFVPVAFLDGPVGVFYRQFSLTLAGAIIISGVNALTLTPALCALILKPVDHHHSSPKGLLGNFFKQFNQVYDRVSGKYSGLVGRIAGRRSITLGLLVAFFLATWGMSAILPSGFIPTEDQGMIYVNVTTPAGATVERTEAVLDEIDQLSRKFDAVESVSTLAGYSLVNEVTGASYGMGMINLKPWEERDESVSDLMKLLDKETAVIADADIEFFPPPTVPGFGNASGFELRVLDRSGSDDLNELSKVLADFIQELQSEPAVGNAFTSFDPNFPQYLIKVDYDMAAKLGISVENAMTTLQTLMGSFYASNFIRFGQMYKVMVQAEADYRGKPEDVLKMYAKSDSGKMVPYSTFIEMDRIYGPEQLTRYNMFTSAMITGDAADGYSSGQVIEAVERIAAKLPQGFDIEWSGMTREEILSGNQAVYIFALCLLFVYLLLAAQYESFLLPLGVILSLPAGVFGAFFLLKVTGLENNIYAQVALIMLIGLLGKNAILIIEFAELRRKEGMPILQAAKEGAVARLRPILMTSFAFNAGLIPLVFANGAGALGNRSIGTAAFGGMIIGTIIGVVVVPGLYVLFASLGKSKKEGKSTIAKVKEAILPMMLIALLMSACGVKKDIDYRHREIPESFTGGNKQDTIQGDTTSIASTPWHSFFQDQHLIDLIDTAIENNPDMQQALYRVEMARANMRMRKGALFPSISAEAQAGLRKYGFYTMDGIGNYDTNFSENLKDDERLPDPLPDYLLGLRASWEIDIWGKLKNRKKAAFARFLSSYEGQRLVSTQLVAEVASSYYELLALDNELAILEKNIGLQEESYELIQVQKEGGRTTELGVQQMKAVLLNSKGLKEQVLQDINAQENYLNFLCGKFSEGITRSKVNIEDYPLSRGLNPGIPANMLILRPDIRAAELNLLAAKGDVKAARAAFLPSLQFSPYVGLQAFDISKLFVTPSSIAYGLVGGFTGPIFNQRLIRSEYEQQLANSGIEYQEYEKTVLKAWQEVETGLKAQQHLRNRQQLNEEEVEALILAVDASGELFRAGRASYLDVITSQRSVLEAEIALNRTYKEYLQTVIDLYRALGGGWNAPQEEEYQVNN
- a CDS encoding Rne/Rng family ribonuclease, with translation MVKELIVDSSPETGTTIALLQDKQLVELNKEQVNNNYAVGDIYLGRIKKIMPGLNAAFVDVGYSKDAFLHYLDLGPQVQSLIKLTKLVKNGSYKDKLLNSLKLEKDINKAGKISEILSRNMLLPVQIAKEPISTKGPRLSSDLSIAGRFVVLVPFSDTVSISKKIKSNTERNRLKKIVEAIKPPNFGVIIRTVSEGKGVAELEKDLRDLITKWESFSKRLASSEPAKKVLGEMDRTSTILRDILTDEFSHIYVNDHIIYEETRTYIQDISPDLEKIVKFYKHKDPIFEYFGVEKQIKAAFGKIVNLQGGAYLVIEHTEALHVIDVNSGNRTANKENQEDNALQVNKEAAKEIARQLRLRDMGGIVVIDFIDMHKPTNRKELHDYLKECMGNDRAKHTILPPSKFGLVQITRQRVRPEMTVVTSEKCPACGGTGEIRASIVLMDDIESNLSYVLNEQNERRITLCVHPYIEAYIKKGIISRRMKWFFQYGKWIRIKAISSYYMNEFHFLNSKEEEIKL